One stretch of Acropora muricata isolate sample 2 chromosome 12, ASM3666990v1, whole genome shotgun sequence DNA includes these proteins:
- the LOC136893884 gene encoding uncharacterized protein has protein sequence MAELPKDRVTPSEPPFTYLGIDCFGPIEVKQGRSLVKRYGCFFTCLTVRAVHIEILRSASADSMINAMRRFISIRGYPKEIRSDNGTNFTGADEELRNAVQQWNQQRINNFCAQREIKWTFNRPDASHMGGVWERIIQTAKRVLKALLKGQVVTDEVLSTVTAKVVNIVNIRPLTRNSDSVSDDEPISPNQLLHLCPTPSLPPGVFVKGDLY, from the coding sequence ATGGCTGAACTTCCAAAGGATCGTGTCACTCCAAGTGAGCCACCATTTACATATCTTGGAATTGATTGTTTTGGCCCTATAGAAGTGAAACAGGGACGGTCACTTGTTAAGAGGTATGGCTGTTTCTTTACATGTTTAACTGTACGTGCAGTGCACATTGAAATTTTACGCTCCGCGAGTGCTGATTCTATGATCAATGCCATGAGAAGGTTCATCAGCATTCGGGGCTACCCCAAAGAAATTCGAAGCGACAACGGAACAAATTTCACGGGAGCTGACGAGGAGTTGAGAAATGCTGTTCAACAGTGGAACCAGCAAAGGATCAACAACTTCTGTGCACAGAGGGAAATCAAGTGGACATTTAATCGTCCAGATGCAAGCCACATGGGAGGCGTGTGGGAGAGAATAATCCAGACTGCCAAACGAGTGCTTAAGGCTTTATTGAAAGGGCAAGTTGTGACGGATGAAGTCCTCTCTACTGTTACGGCAAAAGTTGTTAACATTGTCAACATTCGTCCCTTAACACGCAACAGCGACAGTGTCTCAGATGATGAGCCAATTTCTCCAAATCAATTGCTGCATTTGTGCCCAACACCCAGTTTGCCGCCAGGTGTGTTCGTCAAGGGAGATCTTTATTGA